From Sphingopyxis sp. USTB-05, the proteins below share one genomic window:
- a CDS encoding NADH-quinone oxidoreductase subunit B family protein, whose amino-acid sequence MFPVAPGTSPDAGFFDDLNSEVGDKGFLVTSTEDLFNWARTGSLWWMTFGLACCAVEMIHVNMPRYDMERFGAAPRASPRQSDVMIVAGTLCNKMAPALRRVYDQMSNPKYVISMGSCANGGGYYHYSYSVVRGCDRIVPVDIYVPGCPPTAEALLYGVMQLQRKIRRTGTIER is encoded by the coding sequence ATGTTCCCGGTGGCGCCGGGGACCAGCCCCGACGCGGGCTTTTTCGACGACCTCAACAGCGAAGTCGGCGACAAGGGCTTTCTCGTCACCTCGACCGAGGATCTGTTCAACTGGGCGCGCACCGGCTCGCTATGGTGGATGACCTTTGGCCTCGCTTGCTGCGCGGTCGAGATGATTCATGTCAACATGCCGCGATATGACATGGAGCGTTTCGGCGCCGCGCCGCGCGCATCGCCGCGTCAGTCCGACGTGATGATCGTGGCGGGCACGCTCTGCAACAAGATGGCGCCTGCGCTGCGCCGGGTTTACGACCAGATGTCGAACCCGAAATATGTCATCTCGATGGGCAGCTGCGCCAATGGCGGCGGCTATTATCACTACAGCTATTCGGTGGTGCGCGGTTGCGACCGCATCGTGCCCGTGGACATCTATGTCCCCGGCTGCCCGCCGACCGCCGAAGCCCTGCTTTACGGCGTGATGCAGTTGCAGCGGAAGATCCGCCGCACCGGGACGATCGAACGCTGA
- a CDS encoding NADH-quinone oxidoreductase subunit A: MVDLTQYLPILIFLVVAVGLSSAFVFLPMGVARLTGAHKPDPAKLTEYECGFPAFEDARSQFDVRFYLVAILFIIFDLEAAFLFPWAVSLKEIGWAGWATMMIFLAELTLGLVYAWKKGALDWE, encoded by the coding sequence ATGGTCGATCTGACGCAATATTTGCCGATTCTGATCTTTCTGGTCGTCGCCGTTGGCCTGTCCTCCGCCTTCGTGTTCTTACCGATGGGCGTCGCGCGGCTGACCGGGGCGCACAAGCCGGACCCGGCGAAACTGACCGAATATGAATGCGGCTTCCCGGCGTTCGAGGACGCGCGCAGCCAGTTCGACGTGCGCTTTTACCTCGTCGCTATTCTCTTCATCATCTTTGACCTCGAAGCGGCCTTCCTCTTTCCCTGGGCGGTCAGCCTGAAGGAAATCGGCTGGGCGGGTTGGGCCACGATGATGATTTTCCTCGCCGAACTCACGCTCGGCCTTGTGTACGCGTGGAAAAAAGGCGCGTTGGATTGGGAATGA
- a CDS encoding YbjN domain-containing protein, whose translation MGPITVRAITALGAAALFSATPAHAELINATNPATIKAILESQGWPATLVSKAGDDPYLESNRNGLKFLVLFMNCDEGKKCKTLQYYMGFSDAKGVSLDRLNQWNKDKRFARAYKDDEGDPVLEMDVDLDFAGIPRENVGETFNTWASLMDSFREYVFEK comes from the coding sequence ATGGGACCAATCACCGTTCGCGCCATCACGGCTTTGGGCGCCGCCGCGCTTTTTTCGGCGACTCCGGCGCACGCCGAACTGATCAACGCAACGAATCCCGCGACGATCAAGGCAATTCTCGAGTCGCAAGGCTGGCCCGCGACGCTGGTCAGCAAGGCCGGCGACGATCCCTATCTCGAGAGCAATCGCAACGGCCTCAAATTCCTCGTCCTGTTCATGAACTGCGACGAAGGCAAAAAGTGCAAGACGCTGCAATATTATATGGGGTTCAGCGACGCGAAGGGCGTCTCGCTCGACCGGCTCAACCAGTGGAACAAGGACAAGCGTTTCGCCCGCGCGTACAAGGACGATGAGGGCGATCCGGTGCTAGAAATGGACGTCGACCTCGATTTCGCGGGCATACCGCGCGAGAATGTAGGTGAGACGTTCAACACGTGGGCGTCGCTGATGGACAGCTTCCGCGAGTATGTTTTCGAGAAGTGA
- a CDS encoding inositol monophosphatase family protein → MAVSGIITVMERAARKAGTKLRRDFGEIEHLQVSQKGPADFVSKADQAAERTLYDELTHARPGWGFKMEEAGEIEGEYGKPRFIIDPLDGTSNFLHAIPHFAISIAVQEPKPGGGWGDVTAALVYQPVTDESYWAERGRGAWLHDRRLRVASRRHLNECLISTGIPYMGHGNMAQWSRIFGAVAPEVAGIRRFGAASLDLAWVAAGRYDGFWESDLEVWDVAAGMLLVREAGGFVSDFRGGDRAIERSEFIAGSAAVHSKLQKLVAGALRNA, encoded by the coding sequence ATGGCCGTATCCGGCATCATCACCGTCATGGAACGCGCCGCGCGCAAGGCCGGCACGAAACTGCGCCGCGACTTTGGCGAGATCGAGCATCTGCAGGTCTCGCAGAAGGGGCCCGCCGACTTCGTGTCGAAGGCCGATCAGGCAGCCGAGCGCACGCTTTATGACGAGCTGACCCACGCGCGTCCGGGCTGGGGCTTCAAGATGGAAGAGGCCGGCGAGATCGAGGGCGAATATGGCAAGCCGCGCTTCATCATCGATCCGCTCGACGGCACGTCGAACTTCCTCCACGCGATTCCGCATTTCGCGATTTCGATCGCGGTACAGGAACCGAAGCCCGGCGGCGGCTGGGGCGACGTCACGGCGGCGCTCGTCTATCAGCCCGTCACCGACGAAAGCTATTGGGCCGAACGCGGCCGCGGCGCCTGGCTGCACGACCGCCGCCTCCGCGTCGCATCGCGCCGCCACCTGAACGAATGCCTGATTTCGACCGGCATCCCTTATATGGGCCACGGCAATATGGCGCAGTGGAGCCGCATTTTCGGTGCAGTCGCCCCTGAAGTTGCCGGCATCCGCCGCTTCGGCGCGGCCAGCCTCGACCTCGCATGGGTCGCGGCGGGCCGTTACGACGGCTTCTGGGAAAGCGACCTGGAAGTCTGGGACGTCGCCGCGGGCATGTTGCTCGTGCGCGAAGCCGGCGGCTTCGTCAGCGATTTCCGCGGCGGCGACCGCGCGATCGAGCGCAGCGAATTCATTGCCGGCAGCGCCGCAGTGCATTCGAAGCTGCAGAAGCTTGTCGCGGGCGCGCTTCGCAACGCCTGA
- the efp gene encoding elongation factor P, with protein MKITGVEIRPGNIIEYEKGIWKVTKIQHTQPGKGGAYMQVEAKNLIDGRKLNNRFRSADTVEKIRLDTKDFQFLYAEGDDLVFMDKDTFEQINISKDVVGEAHEFLQDGMDVVLELWEERPISVELPETIEATIVEADAVVKGQTASSSYKPAILDNGVRVMVPPHITSGTKIVVHVYDREYVRRAD; from the coding sequence ATGAAAATCACCGGCGTTGAAATCCGTCCCGGCAATATTATCGAATATGAAAAGGGGATCTGGAAGGTCACCAAGATCCAGCACACCCAGCCGGGCAAGGGCGGCGCCTATATGCAGGTCGAGGCCAAGAATCTGATCGACGGGCGCAAGCTCAACAACCGGTTCCGCAGCGCGGATACGGTGGAAAAGATCCGCCTCGACACCAAGGATTTCCAGTTCCTCTATGCCGAGGGCGACGATCTGGTGTTCATGGACAAGGATACGTTCGAACAGATCAACATCTCGAAGGATGTCGTCGGCGAAGCGCATGAATTCCTGCAGGACGGCATGGACGTCGTGCTCGAACTTTGGGAAGAGCGCCCGATCTCTGTCGAGCTGCCCGAAACGATCGAAGCGACGATCGTCGAGGCCGATGCGGTCGTGAAGGGCCAGACGGCTTCGTCGTCGTACAAGCCCGCGATCCTCGACAATGGCGTGCGCGTGATGGTGCCGCCGCATATCACGAGCGGAACGAAGATCGTCGTGCATGTGTACGACCGCGAATATGTCCGCCGCGCGGACTAA
- a CDS encoding OPT family oligopeptide transporter has translation MTDTTTPTSRGRELTIRAILLGGLLTLAFTAANVYLGLKVGLTFATSIPAAVISMALLRYMAGSTILENNIVQTIASAAGTLAAIIFVLPGLVMVGYWQGFPLLETTAITMLGGILGVLFSVPLRRALVVDSDLPYPEGRAAAEVLQVGAASAEGAEENRAGLSALMWNSLVAAGFTLLTQMKLAGAEVARWFAVGSGATGIAGGLAFALFGVGHLVGLSVGMAQLVGMVTGWWVLLPALTQGGTGDAETLANTVFRADVRFFGAGVIAVAAIWTLIKIAGPVIGGIRSAMAASRARQGGQALAIEEQDMSINWVFGGSLALMLPIGWLLWTVLAGGPLAGASFALIAGAILFIIIVGLMIASVTGYMAGLIGASNSPVSGIGILAIIASSLLLLGLPGRGGGEAEIDAMVAYALIVTGLVFGIATISNDNLQDLKTGQLVGATPWKQQVALIIGVIFGSLVVPPVLNVLNETLGFVGAPGAGPNALAAPQAGLISSLAQGVLGGDLNWTMLGYGVLAGVGFIIVDALLGRAGKLRLPPLAIGIGIYLPMAVILPVVIGAVGGWFYDRWAAKRPNAGFAHRMGVLTATGMIVGESLFGVLYAGIVAGSGSDSPLAVVGDGYAPYAPWVGLILFVGLVWLSYRRTRAMVVATP, from the coding sequence ATGACAGACACCACCACGCCGACCTCACGCGGGCGCGAACTGACGATCCGTGCGATTCTGCTCGGCGGTCTGCTGACGTTGGCTTTCACGGCGGCGAACGTCTATCTGGGCTTGAAGGTCGGGCTGACCTTTGCGACCTCGATCCCGGCAGCGGTGATTTCGATGGCGCTGCTGCGCTATATGGCCGGGTCGACGATCCTCGAGAATAATATCGTCCAGACGATCGCGAGCGCCGCAGGGACGCTGGCGGCGATCATCTTCGTGCTGCCGGGGCTGGTGATGGTCGGTTACTGGCAGGGTTTCCCGCTGCTCGAAACGACCGCAATCACGATGCTTGGCGGCATATTGGGCGTGCTTTTCTCCGTCCCGCTGCGTCGCGCTCTCGTTGTCGATTCGGATCTTCCCTATCCCGAGGGCCGCGCCGCCGCAGAGGTGCTGCAGGTCGGGGCCGCGAGCGCCGAGGGTGCCGAGGAAAATCGCGCCGGCCTTTCGGCATTGATGTGGAACAGCCTCGTCGCTGCGGGCTTTACGCTGCTCACCCAGATGAAGCTCGCCGGCGCCGAAGTCGCGCGCTGGTTCGCCGTCGGCAGCGGCGCGACGGGGATCGCGGGCGGACTTGCCTTTGCGTTGTTCGGCGTCGGTCACCTCGTCGGCCTGTCGGTCGGCATGGCGCAGCTTGTCGGCATGGTCACCGGCTGGTGGGTGCTGCTGCCGGCGCTCACGCAAGGCGGGACGGGCGATGCCGAGACGCTGGCGAATACGGTGTTTCGCGCCGATGTGCGTTTCTTTGGCGCCGGCGTGATCGCGGTCGCCGCGATCTGGACGCTGATCAAGATCGCGGGTCCGGTCATCGGCGGTATTCGCTCGGCAATGGCCGCAAGCCGCGCACGTCAGGGCGGCCAGGCGCTTGCGATCGAAGAACAGGATATGTCGATCAACTGGGTGTTCGGCGGCTCGCTGGCGCTGATGCTGCCGATCGGCTGGCTGTTGTGGACGGTGCTTGCCGGGGGGCCGCTCGCCGGGGCGTCGTTCGCGCTGATCGCCGGGGCGATCCTGTTCATCATCATCGTGGGACTGATGATCGCGTCGGTCACCGGTTATATGGCGGGCCTGATCGGCGCGTCGAACTCGCCGGTATCGGGGATCGGCATCCTCGCGATCATCGCCTCGTCGCTTCTGCTCCTCGGCCTGCCCGGCCGCGGCGGGGGCGAGGCGGAGATCGACGCGATGGTCGCCTATGCGCTGATCGTCACCGGCCTGGTCTTTGGCATCGCGACGATTTCGAACGACAATCTTCAGGACCTCAAGACCGGCCAGCTTGTCGGCGCGACGCCGTGGAAACAGCAGGTCGCGCTGATCATCGGTGTGATCTTCGGTTCGCTCGTCGTGCCGCCGGTGCTCAATGTGCTCAACGAAACGCTCGGCTTTGTCGGGGCGCCGGGCGCCGGGCCGAACGCGCTTGCGGCACCGCAGGCGGGGCTGATCTCGTCGCTGGCGCAGGGTGTGCTCGGCGGCGACCTCAACTGGACGATGCTGGGTTATGGCGTGCTCGCGGGCGTCGGTTTCATCATCGTGGACGCGCTGCTCGGCCGCGCGGGCAAGCTGCGGCTTCCTCCGTTGGCGATCGGCATCGGCATCTACCTGCCGATGGCGGTGATCCTGCCGGTGGTGATCGGTGCGGTGGGCGGCTGGTTCTATGACCGCTGGGCGGCGAAGCGCCCGAATGCCGGCTTCGCGCACCGCATGGGCGTGCTCACCGCGACGGGCATGATCGTCGGCGAAAGCCTGTTCGGCGTGCTCTATGCGGGCATCGTCGCGGGCAGCGGCAGCGATTCGCCTCTCGCAGTCGTCGGTGACGGTTATGCGCCTTACGCGCCGTGGGTCGGCCTGATCCTCTTCGTCGGCCTGGTGTGGCTCAGCTATCGGCGGACGCGCGCGATGGTCGTCGCGACGCCCTGA
- the thiE gene encoding thiamine phosphate synthase translates to MKAPTCQLYLISPLDVGGDFPGQLTEALGAGPVAAFQFRVKNLDQHDAARLAEPLQEICAAHDVAFIVNDDVALAKRLGADGVHLGQGDGDPKEARRLLGPQAQIGVTCHASRHLAMEAGEAGADYVAFGAFFPTTTKTVEHHADPEILEWWQGMFELPCVAIGGITIENAPTLIEAGADFLAVSGGIWAHPEGPGAAVRAFAALLQDQPAG, encoded by the coding sequence ATGAAAGCACCGACCTGCCAATTATACCTCATTTCGCCGCTCGACGTCGGTGGCGATTTTCCGGGCCAACTCACCGAAGCGCTGGGCGCCGGACCCGTTGCCGCCTTTCAGTTTCGCGTGAAGAATCTCGACCAGCATGACGCGGCGCGGCTTGCCGAACCGTTGCAGGAAATCTGCGCCGCCCATGACGTCGCGTTCATCGTGAATGACGATGTCGCGCTCGCGAAGCGGCTTGGCGCTGACGGGGTGCACCTGGGGCAGGGCGACGGCGATCCGAAGGAAGCGCGGCGGTTACTGGGACCGCAGGCGCAGATCGGCGTTACCTGTCATGCGAGCCGTCATCTGGCGATGGAAGCGGGCGAGGCGGGCGCCGATTATGTTGCCTTCGGTGCATTTTTTCCGACGACGACCAAGACGGTCGAGCATCACGCGGACCCCGAAATTCTCGAATGGTGGCAGGGAATGTTCGAATTGCCCTGCGTTGCGATCGGCGGGATTACGATAGAAAATGCGCCGACGCTGATCGAGGCCGGGGCTGACTTTCTTGCCGTTTCCGGCGGCATATGGGCCCATCCCGAAGGGCCGGGTGCGGCCGTGCGCGCTTTCGCGGCGCTTCTTCAGGATCAGCCCGCCGGGTAA
- a CDS encoding O-methyltransferase codes for MGERWQAVDDYIADKLLGADDALATTLANNERQGLPPIDVSAAQGKMLFLLAQMAGAKRILEVGTLGGYSTIWLARALPEGGTLVTLELEAHHARVAQENLESAGLAGRVDIRVGPAVQSLAAMTGEAPFDFVFIDADKQSNVRYVDEAIRLGRPGTMIIVDNVVREGGVLDADSDDERIVGTRALFDMLSGNPRLDATAIQTVGAKGWDGFVLARVL; via the coding sequence ATGGGAGAGAGGTGGCAAGCCGTCGACGATTATATCGCCGACAAGTTGCTGGGCGCGGACGATGCGCTTGCCACCACCCTCGCGAACAATGAAAGACAAGGGCTGCCGCCGATCGACGTGTCGGCGGCGCAGGGCAAGATGCTGTTCCTGCTCGCGCAGATGGCCGGCGCAAAACGCATCCTCGAAGTCGGGACGCTTGGCGGCTATTCGACGATCTGGCTGGCGCGGGCGCTGCCCGAGGGCGGAACGCTGGTGACGCTGGAACTTGAGGCACATCACGCACGCGTAGCGCAGGAAAATCTTGAAAGCGCCGGATTGGCGGGCCGGGTGGACATCCGCGTCGGCCCGGCGGTGCAGAGCCTGGCGGCGATGACCGGTGAAGCGCCGTTCGACTTTGTTTTCATCGACGCCGACAAGCAGAGCAACGTCCGCTACGTCGACGAAGCGATCCGCCTGGGCCGCCCCGGCACGATGATCATTGTCGACAATGTCGTGCGCGAGGGCGGGGTGTTGGACGCGGACAGCGACGACGAGCGCATCGTCGGCACGCGCGCGCTGTTCGATATGCTGAGCGGCAATCCCCGCCTCGACGCGACCGCTATCCAGACGGTCGGCGCCAAGGGCTGGGACGGGTTCGTGCTGGCGCGGGTGCTTTAG
- a CDS encoding fructose bisphosphate aldolase, translating to MLDQIKSGQGFIAALDQSGGSTPKALKGYGIEADAFSNDEEMFGLIHDMRSRIVTAPCFNGEKVIGAILFERTMDGEAGGKPVPALLWERGVVPFLKVDKGLEDEADGVQLMKANPGLDDLCERAVAKGVFGTKMRSVVNLANPAGIKAIVEQQFAEAARIASHGLVPIIEPEVNIKSAERDAADRLLLNELIAALDAWTGAPVMLKLSLPTEAGLFQPLVDHPKVLRVVALSGGFARPEACVELAKNPGIIASFSRALLEDLRHQMSDEEFNASLGGAIKEIHAASVA from the coding sequence ATGCTCGACCAGATCAAATCGGGGCAGGGCTTTATCGCCGCGCTCGACCAGAGCGGCGGTTCGACGCCCAAGGCATTGAAGGGCTATGGGATCGAAGCGGACGCTTTCTCGAACGATGAGGAAATGTTCGGCCTGATTCACGACATGCGCAGCCGCATCGTCACCGCACCCTGCTTCAATGGCGAGAAGGTGATCGGCGCGATCCTGTTCGAACGCACGATGGACGGCGAAGCGGGCGGCAAGCCAGTGCCCGCGCTATTGTGGGAGCGCGGCGTCGTTCCGTTCCTGAAGGTCGACAAGGGTCTGGAAGACGAGGCCGATGGCGTCCAGTTGATGAAGGCGAACCCCGGTCTCGACGATCTGTGCGAGCGTGCGGTTGCCAAGGGCGTGTTCGGCACCAAGATGCGCAGCGTCGTCAATCTTGCCAATCCCGCGGGTATCAAGGCGATCGTCGAACAACAGTTCGCCGAAGCGGCGCGCATCGCATCGCATGGGCTGGTTCCGATCATCGAACCCGAGGTGAACATCAAGAGCGCCGAGCGCGATGCCGCCGACCGCCTGCTGTTGAACGAACTGATCGCGGCGCTCGACGCCTGGACCGGCGCGCCGGTAATGCTGAAACTGTCGCTGCCGACCGAAGCCGGGCTGTTCCAGCCGCTGGTCGATCACCCCAAGGTGCTGCGCGTCGTCGCGTTGTCGGGTGGCTTTGCCCGCCCCGAAGCCTGCGTCGAACTGGCCAAGAACCCGGGCATCATCGCGAGCTTCAGCCGCGCCTTGCTCGAAGACCTGCGCCATCAGATGAGCGATGAGGAATTCAACGCATCGCTCGGCGGCGCGATCAAGGAAATTCACGCGGCCTCCGTGGCCTGA
- the pgk gene encoding phosphoglycerate kinase, giving the protein MTAFKTLDDIGDVTGKRVLVRVDLNVPMIDGAVSDATRIQAAMPTIRELSDKGAIVLLLAHFGRPKGAKNPTQSLSLVMGGVEDVLGHSVMFIPEAVGEGAKAGIAVLAAGDVAVLENTRFYPGEEKNDPAFADALAEIGDLYVNDAFSAAHRAHGSTEGVARRLPAYAGRAMEAELKALDAALGNPAHPVAAVVGGAKVSSKIDVLRNLVGKVDHLIIGGGMANTFLAARGVDVGKSLCEHDLVDTANAIFDAADAAGCTIHLPYDVVVSKEFAPNPPTRTVNVHEVAADEMILDVGPAAVEALADVLKNCRTLVWNGPLGAFETPPFDTATVALAKTAAALTREGSLTSVAGGGDTVAALNHAGVAGDFTFVSTAGGAFLEWMEGKALPGVDALKA; this is encoded by the coding sequence ATGACCGCGTTCAAAACCCTCGACGATATCGGTGACGTCACCGGCAAGCGCGTGCTCGTACGCGTCGACCTCAACGTCCCGATGATCGATGGCGCGGTCAGCGATGCGACCCGGATCCAGGCCGCGATGCCGACGATCCGGGAACTGTCGGACAAGGGCGCGATCGTGCTGCTCCTCGCCCATTTCGGGCGACCCAAGGGCGCGAAGAACCCGACCCAATCGTTGAGCCTCGTCATGGGCGGCGTCGAGGATGTGCTTGGCCATTCGGTCATGTTCATCCCCGAAGCGGTCGGCGAAGGCGCCAAGGCCGGCATCGCGGTGCTCGCGGCGGGCGATGTCGCGGTACTCGAAAACACGCGCTTCTATCCCGGCGAAGAAAAGAATGATCCGGCCTTCGCCGACGCCTTGGCCGAGATTGGCGACCTGTACGTAAACGACGCTTTTTCGGCCGCCCACCGCGCGCATGGTTCGACCGAGGGCGTCGCGCGCCGTCTGCCCGCCTATGCGGGGCGCGCGATGGAGGCCGAGCTGAAGGCACTCGACGCCGCGCTCGGCAATCCGGCGCATCCGGTCGCCGCAGTCGTCGGCGGTGCGAAGGTGTCGAGCAAGATCGACGTGCTGCGCAACCTCGTCGGCAAGGTCGACCATCTGATCATCGGCGGCGGCATGGCGAACACCTTCCTCGCCGCACGCGGGGTCGATGTCGGCAAGTCGCTGTGCGAGCATGACCTGGTCGACACCGCCAATGCGATCTTCGACGCGGCCGATGCCGCGGGCTGCACGATCCATCTTCCCTATGACGTCGTGGTGTCGAAGGAATTCGCCCCGAACCCGCCGACGCGCACGGTCAATGTGCATGAAGTCGCGGCCGATGAAATGATCCTCGACGTCGGCCCCGCCGCGGTCGAGGCGCTGGCCGATGTGCTCAAGAACTGCCGCACGCTCGTCTGGAACGGTCCGCTCGGCGCGTTCGAGACGCCGCCGTTCGACACCGCGACCGTCGCGCTCGCCAAAACCGCAGCAGCGTTGACGCGCGAAGGTTCGCTGACCTCGGTCGCGGGCGGCGGCGATACCGTCGCGGCGCTCAACCATGCCGGCGTGGCCGGCGATTTCACCTTTGTTTCGACCGCTGGCGGCGCTTTCCTGGAATGGATGGAAGGCAAAGCGTTGCCGGGCGTCGACGCGCTGAAGGCCTAG
- the gap gene encoding type I glyceraldehyde-3-phosphate dehydrogenase: MAVKVAINGFGRIGRNVARAILERTDHDLELVSINDLGDAKANARLLRHDSVHGAFNGTVEVDGNDLIINGKRIQVTAERDPAALPHAANGIDIVMECTGFFTNKAGGQKHLDAGAKRVLISAPAKEVDLTVVFGVNDDKITADHLIISNASCTTNCLAPFAKVLHEAIGIERGLMTTIHAYTNDQKILDQIHDDPRRARAAAMSMIPTSTGAAVAVGLVLPELKGKLDGSSIRVPTPNVSVVDLTFTPLRETTKEEVNAVLKAAAEGALKGVLGYTEEPLVSIDFNHNAASSTIDSLETSVIDGKLVRVLSWYDNEWGFSNRMIDTAGVIAKFL; encoded by the coding sequence ATGGCAGTGAAGGTTGCAATCAACGGTTTCGGACGCATCGGCCGCAATGTGGCGCGCGCCATTCTGGAGCGCACCGACCACGATCTGGAGCTGGTGTCGATCAACGACCTGGGCGATGCCAAGGCGAATGCCCGGCTGCTCCGCCATGATTCGGTCCACGGCGCCTTCAACGGCACCGTCGAAGTCGATGGCAACGACCTGATCATCAACGGCAAGCGCATCCAGGTGACCGCCGAGCGCGACCCCGCCGCGCTCCCGCATGCCGCAAACGGCATCGACATCGTGATGGAATGCACCGGCTTCTTCACCAACAAGGCCGGCGGCCAGAAGCATCTCGACGCCGGTGCCAAGCGCGTGCTGATCTCTGCCCCCGCTAAGGAAGTCGACCTGACCGTCGTGTTCGGCGTCAATGACGACAAGATCACCGCCGACCATCTGATCATCTCGAACGCGTCGTGCACCACCAACTGCCTCGCGCCCTTTGCCAAGGTGCTGCACGAGGCGATCGGGATCGAGCGCGGTCTGATGACGACGATCCACGCCTATACCAACGACCAGAAGATCCTCGACCAGATCCACGACGATCCGCGCCGCGCCCGCGCCGCCGCGATGTCGATGATCCCGACCTCGACCGGTGCCGCGGTCGCCGTCGGTCTGGTTCTGCCCGAACTGAAGGGCAAGCTCGACGGTTCGTCGATCCGCGTTCCGACCCCGAATGTGTCGGTCGTCGACCTGACCTTCACGCCGCTGCGCGAAACCACCAAGGAAGAAGTCAACGCAGTGCTCAAGGCCGCGGCCGAAGGCGCGCTGAAGGGCGTGCTCGGCTATACCGAAGAGCCGCTGGTTTCGATCGACTTCAACCATAATGCGGCAAGCTCGACGATCGACAGCCTCGAAACCTCGGTGATCGACGGCAAGCTGGTGCGCGTGCTTAGCTGGTACGACAATGAATGGGGCTTCTCGAACCGCATGATCGACACCGCGGGCGTGATCGCCAAGTTCCTGTAA